GCTCGTGAGTAAGCTCTGCTCACCGCCCCACAGTGCGATCAGGCCACCGGCGTGTTGGCAGACTTCATTCCATGTGACAGACGATTCTCCCTTTGGAGAGTGGAGTCGTCCGGTCGTGATCAACCGGCAGAGGTTGCTGTAGCCGTCCCGATCCTGGGCCAGGAGAACAAGGGTCGAGTTGTCCGCCAGCGTGACCTGCGCGCCTACGATCAGATGGAGGCCAAGCTCCCTGGCCTTGACGTGAGCCCGGACGATTCCGTAGACGCCGTCGCGGTCGGTCAGCGCCAGCGCCTTCAGCCCCAAGTGGTGGGCTTCCTCCGCCAGTTCGTCGGGGTGGCTCGCGCCTTCAAGGAATGAGAAGTGACTTTTACACCAGAGTGGAGTATACGAAGTCATGGTTCCGAAGGCCCCCTCACCTTAGTCCTCTCCCCCAGGTGCGGGGGAGAGGAGACCCTTTTTAATTTCCCTCGCCCCTTTGGGGAGAGGGTTGGGGTGAGGGGCGTTGTGTAATAACGTTATATGTGAATAATCATATGTATTACAGTTAATTACAACGAGTTATTCAACTGTTCCATGAAGGAACCAACGTGACCGGTGCGGGTCGTAGTAGACCCACAGCAGCTCGCCGTGCCGGGTCTCAGCAAAGTAGTAGTCGCGGTGCGTCCCTGCCTGTGCGTGTCCGCACGCAGACAGGTCCCGTCCCCACCACCCGCCACTGACGATGTACGGCCCGTGCAGTGTTGAGCCGGGCGGCAAACGTAACGGGACCGGCTTGGCAAAGATCCGGCGCACCAGGCTCCGCTCCTTAGTCTCGGGTTTCGGGTTTCGGGTTTCGGGTGCTCCCCCTGACTCCTCACTCCTCACCCCTAACCCCTGTTTGAGTGGTTCCCACCTGAAGTTTGCCTCTGGGAGGTGGGCGTCTGCGAGCCGCACCCGTCCTACCGCCTCGTCACCGAAGGTGGTCCGGATGCGGGCCAACGCCCGATTG
The DNA window shown above is from Candidatus Methylomirabilis tolerans and carries:
- a CDS encoding PHP domain-containing protein; protein product: MTSYTPLWCKSHFSFLEGASHPDELAEEAHHLGLKALALTDRDGVYGIVRAHVKARELGLHLIVGAQVTLADNSTLVLLAQDRDGYSNLCRLITTGRLHSPKGESSVTWNEVCQHAGGLIALWGGEQSLLTS